One stretch of Thermus filiformis DNA includes these proteins:
- the ubiE gene encoding bifunctional demethylmenaquinone methyltransferase/2-methoxy-6-polyprenyl-1,4-benzoquinol methylase UbiE, with translation MERKPEAVRRMFSEIAPRYDLLNRLLSFGQDQAWRRRAVELALEKGPRRVLDLATGTGDLALALKRARPEAEVVGADFAPAMLALARRKAERLGLEVAFLEADALALPFPDGSFQAITVAFGFRNFADYEKALWEMHRVLSPGGRAVILEFPPPPGGAFGLLYRAYFKGLLPLLGGLVSGSFRAYRYLPASVERFPAPLALEEMMRRAGFQARHERLTLGVAAIHVGDKPGQ, from the coding sequence GTGGAGCGGAAGCCCGAGGCGGTGCGGCGGATGTTCAGCGAGATCGCGCCCCGGTACGACCTCCTGAACCGCCTCCTCTCCTTTGGCCAGGACCAGGCCTGGCGGAGGCGGGCGGTGGAGCTGGCCCTGGAGAAGGGGCCCCGGAGGGTCCTGGACCTGGCCACGGGCACGGGGGACCTGGCCCTGGCCCTCAAGCGGGCCCGGCCCGAGGCGGAGGTGGTGGGGGCGGACTTCGCCCCCGCCATGCTGGCCCTCGCCCGGCGGAAGGCGGAGCGGCTGGGCCTCGAGGTGGCCTTCCTCGAGGCGGACGCCCTGGCCCTCCCCTTTCCCGACGGGAGCTTCCAGGCGATCACGGTGGCCTTCGGCTTCCGCAACTTCGCCGATTACGAGAAGGCCCTCTGGGAGATGCACCGCGTCCTCTCCCCCGGGGGCCGGGCGGTGATCCTGGAGTTTCCCCCGCCCCCCGGCGGGGCCTTCGGCCTCCTCTACCGGGCCTACTTCAAGGGCCTCCTCCCCCTACTGGGAGGGCTGGTCTCGGGCAGCTTCCGCGCCTACCGGTACCTCCCCGCCTCGGTGGAGCGCTTCCCCGCCCCCCTGGCCCTGGAGGAGATGATGCGGCGGGCGGGCTTCCAGGCCCGCCACGAGCGGCTGACCCTGGGGGTGGCGGCCATCCACGTGGGGGACAAGCCCGGGCAGTAA
- a CDS encoding arsenate reductase ArsC, whose amino-acid sequence MRVLVLCTHNSARSQMAEGWLRRWARELELDLEVHSAGTEKTRVKPEAVQVMAEVGVDLSGHASKTLDEVPDPWNFGLVLTVCDAAKEACPAYPARTQKRHVSFPDPSGKPLEEWRRVRDALGRMTRYLAEALKEGRIPSDEELSRAAGLKDGPLGPPPAPGSP is encoded by the coding sequence ATGCGCGTCCTAGTCCTTTGCACCCACAACTCGGCCCGGAGCCAGATGGCGGAGGGGTGGCTTAGGAGGTGGGCCCGGGAGCTCGAGCTGGACCTGGAGGTCCACTCCGCGGGCACCGAGAAGACCCGGGTCAAGCCGGAGGCCGTCCAGGTGATGGCCGAGGTGGGGGTGGACCTCTCGGGCCACGCCTCCAAAACCCTGGACGAGGTGCCCGACCCCTGGAACTTCGGCCTGGTCCTCACCGTGTGCGACGCGGCCAAGGAGGCCTGCCCCGCCTACCCCGCCCGGACCCAAAAGCGGCACGTCTCCTTCCCCGATCCCTCGGGAAAACCCCTGGAGGAGTGGCGAAGGGTGCGGGACGCCCTGGGCCGGATGACCCGGTACCTGGCCGAGGCTCTGAAGGAGGGGAGGATCCCCTCGGACGAGGAGCTTTCCCGGGCGGCGGGGCTCAAAGACGGGCCTCTAGGGCCTCCACCCGCTCCTGGATCACCCTGA
- a CDS encoding M3 family oligoendopeptidase — translation MTELTWNLEALYPGFGGRFEEDLKRLDALLAELRAKVEGRAPFREVVSALDAYLEALAPLSAYVYARYTQNTLDEEAVARLSEFEAKLLDLHRLRPLLVQYLAEQDPQEAGPYRILVEEAQRERAHQMSLAEEVLAAEMSLVARQAWAKLHESLTSQITAPWEGEERPISFLRNLAFHKDEAVRKAAYEVELKAWERHELPLAFALNGVKGEAVLLNRKRGYQDDLEPTLHRNRITRPILEALLTAMREALPLFRRYFGLKAKALGKPVLDWWDLFAPLGEGRRWSYEEGMRFIVEHLGRFSPQDAALAQRAFEERWIDVPPRKGKVGGAFCMGAGGEKSLILTNFEESFEAVSTLAHELGHAYHNFCLARRPPSLREVPMTLAETASIMNETVVVDAALQVLPEGEGLLVLDGWLTGAAQVVVDIYSRFLFESWVFAARKGRELSGREFKELMVRAQDEAYGEALRTRHPYMWAVKGHYYGSDFYNYPYAFGLLFGLALYETYRQEKEGFLERYEDLLASSGQYPAKELGARFGFDLESPEFWRKGVRVIQERVEALEARL, via the coding sequence ATGACCGAGCTCACCTGGAACCTCGAGGCCCTCTACCCGGGCTTCGGCGGCCGGTTTGAGGAGGACCTGAAGAGGCTGGACGCGCTTTTGGCCGAGCTCAGGGCCAAGGTGGAAGGGCGCGCCCCTTTTCGGGAGGTGGTCTCTGCCCTGGATGCCTACCTCGAGGCCCTAGCCCCCCTTTCCGCCTACGTCTACGCCCGCTACACCCAGAATACCCTGGACGAGGAGGCCGTAGCCCGGCTTTCCGAGTTTGAGGCCAAGCTCCTGGACCTCCACCGCCTGCGCCCCCTCCTGGTCCAGTACCTGGCCGAGCAGGACCCACAGGAGGCCGGCCCCTACCGGATCCTGGTGGAGGAGGCCCAAAGGGAGCGGGCCCACCAGATGTCCCTCGCCGAGGAGGTGCTGGCGGCGGAGATGAGCCTGGTGGCCCGGCAGGCCTGGGCCAAGCTCCACGAGAGCCTGACCAGCCAGATCACCGCGCCCTGGGAGGGGGAGGAGAGGCCCATCTCCTTCCTGCGCAACCTGGCCTTCCACAAGGACGAGGCGGTGCGGAAGGCGGCCTACGAGGTGGAGCTTAAGGCCTGGGAGCGGCACGAGCTCCCCCTGGCCTTCGCCCTGAACGGGGTCAAGGGGGAGGCGGTCCTTTTGAACCGCAAACGGGGCTACCAGGACGACCTCGAGCCCACCCTCCACCGGAACCGCATCACCCGGCCCATCCTGGAGGCCCTCCTCACCGCCATGCGGGAGGCCCTCCCCCTCTTCCGCCGCTACTTCGGCCTCAAGGCCAAGGCCCTGGGCAAGCCCGTCCTGGACTGGTGGGACCTCTTCGCCCCTTTGGGGGAGGGGAGGCGGTGGAGCTACGAGGAGGGGATGCGGTTCATCGTGGAGCACCTGGGCCGCTTTTCCCCCCAGGACGCGGCCCTGGCCCAAAGGGCCTTTGAGGAACGCTGGATAGACGTCCCCCCCCGCAAGGGCAAGGTGGGCGGGGCCTTCTGCATGGGGGCGGGCGGGGAGAAGAGCCTCATCCTGACCAACTTTGAGGAGAGCTTTGAGGCGGTTTCCACCCTGGCCCACGAGCTGGGCCACGCCTACCACAACTTCTGCCTGGCCCGCCGCCCCCCGAGCCTCCGGGAGGTTCCCATGACCCTGGCGGAGACGGCCAGCATCATGAACGAGACCGTGGTGGTGGACGCCGCGCTCCAGGTCCTGCCCGAGGGGGAGGGGCTTCTGGTCCTGGACGGCTGGCTCACCGGGGCGGCCCAGGTGGTGGTGGACATCTACTCCCGCTTCCTCTTTGAGTCCTGGGTGTTCGCGGCCCGGAAGGGGCGGGAGCTTTCCGGGCGGGAGTTCAAGGAGCTGATGGTCCGGGCCCAGGACGAGGCCTACGGGGAGGCCCTGAGGACCCGCCACCCCTACATGTGGGCGGTCAAGGGGCACTACTACGGCTCCGACTTCTACAACTACCCCTACGCCTTCGGCCTCCTCTTCGGCCTGGCCCTCTATGAGACCTACCGCCAGGAGAAGGAGGGGTTTTTGGAGCGGTACGAGGACCTTTTGGCCTCCTCCGGCCAGTACCCGGCGAAGGAGCTGGGGGCCCGGTTCGGCTTTGACCTGGAAAGCCCGGAGTTCTGGCGCAAGGGGGTCAGGGTGATCCAGGAGCGGGTGGAGGCCCTAGAGGCCCGTCTTTGA